A single region of the Maniola jurtina chromosome 6, ilManJurt1.1, whole genome shotgun sequence genome encodes:
- the LOC123866440 gene encoding glutamic acid-rich protein-like, which yields MLRFRGFKASVNFKSGKTSGIEHYDRSSGISLNGAYRTNRDELFGSDLYLETPKKITPSMVKLPMKQSAQFINQSKSTNNLTKPSNETINTRKSAPDIPQAINQQAKINVKEQKKLEKQRLAEQKKQEKLAAKEKQREEKLRKEREKLIVQQTRAAQQQPRKEEQKKTKKRTAPQPQPIQQSTSSISRQRQQHSTNTLESSISKSNGPPPYSPDPEVTPNTIDGTGNTSFAKPVEDIDSWDLISQHRQQMTRQAGVAKSAPKQKHLDLHYNGPLMSNEKENSDA from the exons ATGCTTCGGTTTCGAGGGTTCAAGGCTTCGGTAAATTTTAAATCGGGGAAAACTAGTGGAATCGAACACTATGATAGATCTTCAGGAATATCTCTCAACGGTGCTTACAGAACAAATAGAGATGAACTATTCG GGAGCGACCTATATTTGGAAACGCCGAAGAAAATAACGCCCTCCATGGTAAAGTTACCTATGAAACAATCTGCACAGTTCATAAACCAATCAAAAAGCACAAACAATTTAACAAAACCTTCAAACGAAACAATAAACACAAGGAAAAGCGCACCAGATATCCCGCAAGCAATTAATCAACAAGCAAAAATTAATGTTAAAGAACAAAAGAAGTTAGAAAAACAGCGTCTCGCCGAGCAGAAAAAACAGGAGAAACTTGCAGCGAAAGAGAAACAACGAGAAGAGAAATTGAGAAAAGAGAGGGAGAAACTTATTGTGCAACAAACTAGAGCAGCACAACAACAACCAAGGAAAGAAGAGCAAAAGAAAACGAAAAAACGGACTGCCCCTCAACCTCAGCCAATACAACAATCTACTTCGTCTATCTCCCGTCAAAGACAGCAACATTCGACAAACACCTTAGAGAGTTCGATAAGCAAAAGTAACGGCCCACCCCCTTATTCACCAGATCCCGAAGTCACACCAAACACAATTGATGGAACCGGAAACACCAGCTTTGCCAAGCCAGTGGAAGATATCGACAGCTGGGACTTGATATCCCAGCATCGCCAACAGATGACCAGACAAGCGGGTGTTGCCAAGAGTGCCCCCAAACAGAAGCATTTAGATTTGCATTACAATGGACCTTTGATGAgcaatgaaaaagaaaatagcGACGCTTAG
- the LOC123866434 gene encoding lipase member H-like isoform X2 → MQCVSPGIPMTRRHWQAIGPGMTKNTTLSQKTRNSLTVVALWPSGGWLGSKEATCQLSQQGAGCVAKHLDFKKRKTVVFVSGYLDASFSPISRTLAATYIDRGNNVIIVEIYPILHRSYPIAARLTKPLGHLLGEFLAELTGRGLSPRKLELLGGSLGAHIASYAAMRYHELTHYKPARLTGLDPAGPCFRNLPRGERIHSDVAHKVDAVHTNIDGFGLPEPVGHVDFYINGGEFQPAMELNYLLPCLQLCSHVRAAIYWIIANFETDKFLAVRCSSLADVRRGNCYQEHIEINVLGPKTNFSRPGLYYLPTMESHPFYLGEKGLKPRKFAANHYLLNLTPDEDIVV, encoded by the exons ATGCAATGTGTTTCCCCTGGAATTCCCATGACACGTCGTCATTGGCAGGCAATAG GCCCAGGAATGACTAAAAACACCACTTTATCACAAAAAACAAGAAATTCGTTAACCGTGGTCGCGCTATGGCCGAGCGGCGGCTGGCTGGGCAGCAAGGAAGCGACGTGTCAGCTCAGTCAGCAGGGGGCAGGGTGTGTGGCGAAACATctcgacttcaaaaaaaggaaaacCGTG GTATTCGTAAGCGGTTACCTAGACGCATCGTTCTCGCCAATTTCGAGGACATTGGCTGCCACTTACATTGATCGCGGCAACAACGTCATCATTGTGGAAATCTATCCCATACTTCATCGGAGCTATCCTAT TGCAGCTCGCCTCACGAAGCCGCTAGGACACCTGTTAGGAGAGTTTCTGGCTGAGTTGACGGGGAGAGGCCTCTCTCCTCGCAAGCTGGAACTGCTCGGCGGCAGTCTGGGAGCGCACATCGCGTCGTATGCCGCGATGCGGTACCACGAGCTTACACATTACAAACCTGCTAGATTAACTG GTCTGGACCCAGCTGGACCATGTTTCCGCAACCTACCACGCGGCGAGAGGATTCACTCGGACGTGGCTCACAAAGTGGACGCGGTTCATACCAACATCGACGGCTTCGGCTTGCCCGAACCTGTCGGACACGTGGACTTCTATATCAATGGAG GCGAATTCCAGCCAGCAATGGAGTTAAACTACCTACTTCCCTGTCTCCAACTGTGCAGTCACGTACGAGCAGCCATTTACTGGATCATAGCGAACTTCGAAACAGACAAATTCCTAGCAGTCCGTTGTTCGTCCTTGGCTGATGTGCGACGCGGGAACTGTTACCAGGAACACATAGAAATTAACGTGTTAGGTCCAAAGACGAACTTCAGTAGGCCAGGACTTTACTATTTACCTACCATGGAATCGCACCCGTTTTATCTGGGGGAAAAGGGTCTTAAACCGAGAAAGTTCGCCGCAAATCATTATTTATTGAATCTCACTCCTGATGAGGATATTGTTGTATGa
- the LOC123866434 gene encoding lipase member H-like isoform X1: MLSFAYSALKIARIEIFYLYISDMKSFFVFLWLCRFILAVTDTGTPTGLLADCPGMTKNTTLSQKTRNSLTVVALWPSGGWLGSKEATCQLSQQGAGCVAKHLDFKKRKTVVFVSGYLDASFSPISRTLAATYIDRGNNVIIVEIYPILHRSYPIAARLTKPLGHLLGEFLAELTGRGLSPRKLELLGGSLGAHIASYAAMRYHELTHYKPARLTGLDPAGPCFRNLPRGERIHSDVAHKVDAVHTNIDGFGLPEPVGHVDFYINGGEFQPAMELNYLLPCLQLCSHVRAAIYWIIANFETDKFLAVRCSSLADVRRGNCYQEHIEINVLGPKTNFSRPGLYYLPTMESHPFYLGEKGLKPRKFAANHYLLNLTPDEDIVV, encoded by the exons ATGCTTAGTTTTGCGTACAGTGCGTTAAAGATCGCGCGGAttgagattttttatttatatatcagCGATATGAAATcgttttttgtttttctgtggTTATGTCGGTTTATTCTGGCCGTAACCGACACGGGAACTCCTACTGGCCTTCTTGCTGACT GCCCAGGAATGACTAAAAACACCACTTTATCACAAAAAACAAGAAATTCGTTAACCGTGGTCGCGCTATGGCCGAGCGGCGGCTGGCTGGGCAGCAAGGAAGCGACGTGTCAGCTCAGTCAGCAGGGGGCAGGGTGTGTGGCGAAACATctcgacttcaaaaaaaggaaaacCGTG GTATTCGTAAGCGGTTACCTAGACGCATCGTTCTCGCCAATTTCGAGGACATTGGCTGCCACTTACATTGATCGCGGCAACAACGTCATCATTGTGGAAATCTATCCCATACTTCATCGGAGCTATCCTAT TGCAGCTCGCCTCACGAAGCCGCTAGGACACCTGTTAGGAGAGTTTCTGGCTGAGTTGACGGGGAGAGGCCTCTCTCCTCGCAAGCTGGAACTGCTCGGCGGCAGTCTGGGAGCGCACATCGCGTCGTATGCCGCGATGCGGTACCACGAGCTTACACATTACAAACCTGCTAGATTAACTG GTCTGGACCCAGCTGGACCATGTTTCCGCAACCTACCACGCGGCGAGAGGATTCACTCGGACGTGGCTCACAAAGTGGACGCGGTTCATACCAACATCGACGGCTTCGGCTTGCCCGAACCTGTCGGACACGTGGACTTCTATATCAATGGAG GCGAATTCCAGCCAGCAATGGAGTTAAACTACCTACTTCCCTGTCTCCAACTGTGCAGTCACGTACGAGCAGCCATTTACTGGATCATAGCGAACTTCGAAACAGACAAATTCCTAGCAGTCCGTTGTTCGTCCTTGGCTGATGTGCGACGCGGGAACTGTTACCAGGAACACATAGAAATTAACGTGTTAGGTCCAAAGACGAACTTCAGTAGGCCAGGACTTTACTATTTACCTACCATGGAATCGCACCCGTTTTATCTGGGGGAAAAGGGTCTTAAACCGAGAAAGTTCGCCGCAAATCATTATTTATTGAATCTCACTCCTGATGAGGATATTGTTGTATGa